One Salinibacter grassmerensis genomic window carries:
- a CDS encoding tyrosine-type recombinase/integrase, translating to MARPDKLPKILTEAETSSLLGQPNQRYFGPCRDYLYMRLMLKAGLRASEATALRPEHIDLMSGKLTVREGKGAKDRTLWVGEDLLEELQEWTERRADEAKEAGAEGSGFLLPTRKGTEVATSHLRRSVKRYARKAEIEEVGRVSPHTLRHTFATRLYRETGNIRLVQKALGHSDLSTTMIYTHVVDEELEGAMKGL from the coding sequence ATGGCTCGCCCCGACAAGCTTCCGAAGATCCTCACTGAGGCCGAGACGTCCTCGCTCTTAGGTCAGCCCAACCAGCGCTACTTTGGCCCCTGTCGAGATTACCTCTACATGCGCCTCATGCTCAAGGCCGGCCTGCGTGCGTCGGAAGCGACGGCACTGCGGCCCGAGCATATTGATCTCATGAGCGGGAAACTGACGGTCCGGGAAGGCAAAGGCGCGAAGGACCGGACGCTCTGGGTTGGGGAGGACCTCCTGGAGGAGCTCCAAGAATGGACGGAGCGGCGCGCAGACGAAGCCAAAGAAGCAGGCGCTGAGGGCTCAGGGTTTCTCCTCCCGACCCGCAAGGGCACGGAAGTGGCCACATCCCATCTTCGCCGCTCAGTGAAACGGTATGCCCGCAAGGCCGAGATCGAAGAGGTCGGGCGCGTGTCTCCGCATACCTTGAGGCATACCTTTGCCACGCGGCTCTACCGGGAAACTGGAAACATCCGGCTCGTGCAGAAGGCACTCGGGCACTCCGACTTGTCTACGACGATGATCTACACCCACGTCGTCGACGAGGAACTAGAGGGCGCGATGAAGGGCCTGTAG